The following is a genomic window from Synechococcus sp. JA-2-3B'a(2-13).
GCCTGGTTCCTCTTGGTGCTCTGGGATCACGGCTGGAGATGCTGGAAAACTTTGCTCAACTTGCGGGATCCCCAGGGTCTGTGGGTGGCAGCGGGCTTGGCCGCTTGCACCGGCATGATGGCCCACGGCTTGGTGGATACCATCTGGTATCGTCCCCAGGTACAAATGCTGTGGTGGCTTGCGGTAGCGCTCATTACAGCCAGCTTGGCCTCTCTTAGCCCTCAGCCGCCCGTGGATGTTGGTGAGACCCCATCGGAGGCTTCCTCCCGTTAGGGTAGCTTAAGCTTGACCTTCCAGTCTTGACGGGAGCCAACCCAGAGTGGTAAGCATCTTCAGTAGGAGATAAAAAATGTATCCGTTTTTACAATTCACAGGTGTTGGTAGTGTTAGAAATTAGCGGAACTGTTCAGGGTGCAGGAGGCAGATGAAAAAGATCGAGGCCGTGATCCGGCCATTTAAGTTGGATGAGGTCAAAATTGCTTTGGTCAATGCCGGGATTGTCGGCATGACCGTAAGTGAAGTACGGGGTTTTGGCCGGCAAAAGGGACAAACCGAGCGTTACCGGGGATCCGAGTACACGGTAGAGTTCCTACAAAAGCTGAAAGTGGAGATCGTGGTCGAAGATGACCTGGTGGATACGGTGGTGGAGAAGCTGATTGCAGCGGCTCGCACCGGCGAAATTGGGGACGGCAAGATTTTCATCAGCCCCGTCGAAAAAACCATCCGCATCCGCACTGGCGAACTCAACCAAGATGCCCTGTAAGGAGGGATCTTTGGGGTTTGGGCTACCCGTCCTGAGCCTTGTGGGGGTTTGCTGCATGTCTCTTTTGCTATATACCTGATGAGATGTTCTTGCCCCACTTTCCGGGTAATGTCTTTTGAGAAGTACTGTCCCTTTAGGTGAGTCGAAAAGCATGAGTACAACAATGATCCAAAAGCTCAAGAGCCAGGTGCCCCAGTGGCTCTGGCGACCGGCCAGGTGGAGTCTGACTGCTGCTCTAATGGCTGCGCTGGTCTTTCTATTCGGCCAGGGAACTGCCTTTGCTCAAGAGGCCGAGGCAGTTCAGAAACACGCTGACATTGTTTGGACGATCGTGGCAGCAGC
Proteins encoded in this region:
- a CDS encoding P-II family nitrogen regulator, producing the protein MKKIEAVIRPFKLDEVKIALVNAGIVGMTVSEVRGFGRQKGQTERYRGSEYTVEFLQKLKVEIVVEDDLVDTVVEKLIAAARTGEIGDGKIFISPVEKTIRIRTGELNQDAL